The region CCCTTGAGTCTCTAGGTCATGGGATTGGGGTGGGCCCCACTGGAAGGTGTCAAGGGGAACTCTCGGATTCAGGGGCTGGCGGGAGGCTCCGGGGCCGTTCTGAGACCTggaggggaaagagaaggaacaCAGGGTagaaagaggaaggcaggactCTCCTCACTGGGCCGGTGCCTCACAGAGGCTTCCCCAGGACCCACTGCCTGCTTCAGCTGGGCCCTCAGAGGCCAGATGTGCAGTGGGGTGGAGGTATGCAAGACTGAGGAAATCCTACTTAATCCTGGAGTCCAAATCAAAGCCCCTTTGTTCACTCACtcctttctacattcaataaACAAAAATGCTTTACTCCAGGCAGAACATAAACTTGACCTCCATTATCAAGGAGCCCAGAGTTGAGGGAGGAAGACTGGTACCCAGATGACAACCACAGCACAGCAGAACTGACAAGGAGGGGGTGGGGTCACCAAAGGTGGTGCCAGCCCCAGGGAGGCCCTGACCACCTGACCAGGCAGCCAAGTGGTCTTTGGAGAAGGTGATATTGGTGCAGAGCCTTGAAGATGGCCTGGGCTTTAATCAGGATGAGGACAGGAAAGGGCATGCAAAACAGTGGGGATGGCAGTGGTAAGAACCTGGAGGTGTGAAAGACCTGGGCAAGTCCCAGGGCTTGGTGTGGCTGGAGTTGGGGTAGCAGTTGGAGCTGTGGTTGGAGGGTAAGTGAGAGCCTTCCCAGATCCTCTCAGCTCTTTCCCTGTCCCTAGCCAGATGGactgctccctcccctcacctctcACCCCTAGGCTGAGCCTCTGTTAAGAATTCCGAGAGCTCCCCTTCTGTGGTGCTCTCCccgtgtgtcaggcactgtgctgaggtATCCTCACCTCATACAGGTCTCATGATAAtaacctcattttacaggtgagacaaGCTCAGGGAGGCTGGACACCTCACCCTGGTCCATACTGCTGGGACAGTCAGAGCCAAGATTCCCATCTAGGCTGACCTGCCTCCAGGCCCCTGATGGGACCTCCTAAGGGGTGAGACAGGTGAGAGTCAGCATCGCTTAGGATCCAAGGCAGGGATGGGCTCAGCTTGTTCTCTGGCCTCAGGTCTTAGGATAGGGCCCAGCACAGAATAGAACTGCCTGCCTTTGAATGGGGGAAGAGAAAGCCCCTATTAGCTCACCTGTATCAGGGAGGCTGCAGGGCTCGGAGATCCCTGGGTGCAGGACACGGATTCACTGGACAGAGATGTCCAAGGCTTCCTCTTCACTGTTCCGGGAGCAGGATAAGCAAGGGAACAAAAATCCAGGGTCAGATTTGTGGGGGTCCAAAGCGGGTGGAAACATAGGGGCGGGACGCAGAGGTAGTGGAGGCTGTGGAGCTGGGGCCTTACTGGGGTCCAGGTCTCCAGGGAGGCCATCACTGCTTATGGAGGCTGGGCGCCGAGAGGCCTCGGAGAAGCTGTGGGGCCGCTGCGGGCCAGAGCTGCGGGCACCTTGGCTCTTCTCTTCTGGAGCCTGTTGGGGGACAGTGTGGAGGGCTGGGACCAGGTCAAATGAACCGCAGTTGGTCCCCTGCCTGGACACGCTGTTGCCCCGGGTAAGCAGAGGCGGGTGATTGGCTCAGCCTCGCCGGGGAGGCTTGTGATTGGCTCCGGAGAACTCACTCTCACCAGGGGCAGGTCCTTGACGGTGGGCCTCCCTTCTGTAGGGCCCACGTGCACCAGGTGGTTGAAGTTGGTGGGCGTTGAGATGAGCTTGGAGCGCACAAAAGGGTCCTTCAGCATCTCCCTGAGGGTGGAAGGGGTGAAGGGAGGGGTTTGACATAAGTGACACCGCCCCGCCCTCTCCTGGGGGGTGGGGCTTGTGcttcaccccacccccaagagCCGGAGGCCCAGCCCAGCCGCTGCACCACGCAAGCGCACCTGCGCTGCTGTTGCAGCTGCTCCTCCGACACTCGGAAGAAGAAGCGGCGCTTGCTCTTGGTACGGAACAGTTGGCGCCGGCTGTTGTCGGTGAGGTTGGGGATGTCGAACTCGTCCTTCTCTGCGGGAGAAGCAGAGCTGGGCCGTGCTCACAAGACCCCAGGGTCCCAGTCAACTGGTACTCAGGGTCACacacctccctgcccctcacccccactcTCTCACCTGCCAGAGGGTTCCTGAGGTAGGTGAGGCGGACCTTCTCCGTGCCATAGAGGAACAAGGAGCCCTCTGGGTTCAGGGGTCGCACCTAAAGCAGGGGCAACAGAGGTCACACCACACTATCCGACCATACCCCAGTCCAGCCCCAGGGTCTGAGCAGGCCCTCACCTTCTTGAGTGGCACTGTCTGGACCCATTCTGCTCTCCTCACATCAAACACATCGATGGCATTCTCGCTGAACACTGTCAGGTAGGGGGCTGCGTAACCTGCAGGGTGGGAAACTGTGCTGTTTAGCTCCAAGCAAGTCAGGCACCTCTCTGGGCTTGTTTGCTCCCTCTGTGTCACAGGGCCCTGTGCGCTGTCACAGCACAGTAACTTCCATGCCCCTCCAAAGGTCCTTCTGAAGACTCCTGATTGCCCCACCCAACCTCCAAAGCAAGTCAGAGATAAGGATCACAGAGCACTCACTAAGCCATGTCAGACCTAGTTCTAGCCATGTtgcatattttttctcctttaattctcaAACAACTCTGGGCAGGTAGTAGTATCGCCCCTAACTTACAGATGAGAGAACAGAAACCATAGCGCTAAGTCACGGCCAAAGTCACTCTGTGGTGAGAGCTGGGAATTGGCCCCAGGCAGTCTGGATCCAACGCCTACACACTGAATGTCTGTGCTACACCCAACCCACAGGCCCTACCCCAGAAAAGCAATTGTTCATGAACAATCTTTCTCTGTCCCTCCATATCCTATCACACTAGCTACCTGTGGAGGTGCAGGACTCCCTCACTATCCCATTCATTAATTCCTCCAAACATTCATAGGCCCTGGGGTGCACTTGCCTGGGCTGGGTGCTGGACATGATGAAGCACCAGCCCCAGTCCATCTGCAGGCCCCCAGTGCACCAAACCAGTCATTATAAGAAGGTGCTGAGAGCAAGGCAGAGATGTGAACAGAGGTAGGAGGGCAAAAAGGAGCAAAGGACCCATGGTGGTAGGGGCAGGCAGAAGCATGAATGCAGTGATAATAATGACAGTAATCATGGTGCCACTTATGGAGGGCCTACCAGCTCCAGGCCCTGAGCTGCTATGGGGGTGGGCTTGGCTAAGAGTTCACCAGGTACAAAAAGGAGAGTAGTTCAGGCAGGGGGAAGAGCACGAGCGAAGGCATGGGAGAAGACCTCCTGCAAGCCAGAGCAGGGTGTGGTTGGACAGGGGGCTACACGCTGGCCTCCAACGCCAAGCTCAGGAGCCTGGGCAGGACCCTGTCTTCCTCCAATGTGTGGGCTACATCACAGGGGCCGGGCCCCACCCAGCCTGGCCCTCCACAGGCCTTACCCCAGCCCGTGGGCACTGCTGGCCACAGCAGCTCGTGGATGCGAGACTTGCGGCCGGCGCTGTCCACGTAGACCCCAGCAGTGGTGAAGAGCAGCAGGAACTCACTGAGGCTGAGCTCCACGGCGCCCAGCGCCTCACCCAAGCCCCCTCGGGACGGTGGCAGCTCCTCAGGTACCAGACCGGCCCCCAGCGCTAAGGGCGCAGCCTCGTTGAGCAGTGGGTAGAGGGTGAAGGCACCAGCCGCGCCCACGCACAGCCGGTCACCCAGCAGCCCCAGGCTCTGCACAGGTGCTGGGGCCTGCAGCTCGCGGATACGGCGCTGCCAgggccctgggcctgggcccAGTTGGTAGCAGAGCACCTGGCGCTTGACTGCGACACAGAGCACAGGGGTGCGGGCCTGTAGGATGCGCCCGGCAGCCAGGGCCTGGCAGCCTCGAGACTCAGGGATCTTGGCGCCTGCTGCCTCCGCATTCTCCAGCTCGGCCAGGGCAAAGAGGCGTACGCTGGGGCCACGGCCACAGAGCACGACCAGCAGGCCTGCGGTGGGGCTCACGGCCAGCCGCTGCACCCGCCGGCACTCGCCCACCTGGAAGATGTCTGCAGAGTTGGCGAGGGAGAGTGTCACCGACAGGTGGCTGAGGAGCAGCCCAGTGCCCATCCTCCTTGTCCCTTGGGGCTGACCCACACCCATGCCCGCCCTGGCCCAGCCTGGCACGTACCGTTGCTGTGTAGATGGATCACAAACAGCCCCTCTTCGGTGCCCAGAGCAAGGCGTTCCCGGTCTGGTAGAGGGAGCAAGAGGTCGGGGGTCAGGGGGCCCATCCTGAGACAGGAGACTAGGCAGTCCACCTGCCCTtggcaagcctcagtttctcctgagGACACAGAGACGGCAGTCCCACTGTCCCTGAATCACTGGCCCCTTCAGTTCGAGTCTGGACTGGCTCTAATGGGGAAGTACCATGGGGACACGAGTTGGGGTGAgtggcccccccaccccgagctgTGGGATTTGGGGTAAGTCACGTCACCTCTCAGAGCCTTGGTTTCCCCTtatgtaaagtggggataataatggtacctttctcacagagctgctgtgaggCTGTGAAGAGATAAAGCAACGCAGGGTGAGTGTTAAGCTCACAGCAACCCCTGCTCAATAAATGCCCagtcccccagctcccagctggcACAGGGGACCTGGATGACGAGGGCACTCTCTCCCATGGCTCCTGTCCTGAGTGACTGCAGGAAGTCCTAGCCCATCAAGGCAGGGGCTTGCCAGGGCCGGGGGGCTGGGGGAAGCCGGGGGGTCccgcctcctctcctcttcccccacTGTCCATTATGGAGGCCCTGCTGAGCACAGGACAATGTGAGGCTCCCCCATGGTCCCCAGCTGCTGGTAAGAGAGCAGGAGCGGAACACTCCTGTATCTCTTACTAAAGCCTTTGGTCTTTTCACTTACTTGACATTCTTTgagaaaaagcagaaagggaTGTGCAGAGAAATGGGGTGGCAGAAGCCAGGCTCTCACCCCCTAGCCCAGGTCCCTCACACAGCCATGCCCAGGGGAGTGCTGAGGAGGACACACGTGCAAGAGTCCACAGCTCAGGGCTGCAGGGATTGGGCAGTGACAGTGGCCCTAGTGACCAGGCTCCTCCCCCAAGCCTGCCCGGGGCGGCCCCCTCAGCACGAGGCTCACCGATGATGGCGGCACAGAGTGTGTGGGGCAGCAGTGGCAGCCCGTTGTCATAGGCCTCCTTGAGCGTGTACACAGGCCGGGGCCTCGGCCGCGTGTCCCGCAGCAGCTGCTGCAGCTCACCCAGCACCTGCAGCCAGCACTTCCGCTCCCCCTCGCTCTCTGCCAGTAGCAGCACGGTGCACGTGGCAGGCGGCACTGTCAGCTGGGAGGCTGTCACCTATGGGCGGGGACccaggctggagggcagggagctGAGAACCAGCCGTCTTTCCCGCCCTCCTTCCATCAGTTGATGCTTATTAGCACTGATGTGGGCCCAGTGCAGTGCCAGGTGCTGTCATGCAACAGGTGGTGAGCCAGGTGGGGAGATCAGACAAGCACAGGGACAGCTCCAGAGCTCTGGGACCAGTGCCATAGAGGGGGAAGGACAGGGCCTCTTGGGAACACAGGGTGGGGCTCCCTAACCCAGGATAAGCAGTGAAAGACAACCTCCGAGCGGAAGAGACATTTCTGCTGGagccagggagggggtgggggtgagaagaGTAACCaggaatgctgggggtgggggaggggctggcagaATCTGAAACGTACAGCCTCAAGGTCACAGTCAGGAGCACCCTGAGGGCGATGGGGAGCCACAGAAGGGTCCTACATAAGGCAGAATCCAGCCAGCTTCATATATGGAGAACTCACTGCGCTGCAGGATGAAGCGTAGCTACCCTGTCCAGAATGGAGGCTATTGTAGCCGTCCATGATGGGGCAAGGGGGGCAGGACGCAGGAGGCAGCCATGGAGATGGATGAAATTGGCTGGAGTGGGGCCAACATAGACGCGGGCAGAGGTCTGGCCCATCCTGCCCCCGAACTTACCCTAAAGATGCGTGGCAGGTCCCTGGATTGGGCGTGGATAACATCAGAGGCCAGGACAGGAATAGCTGAGAACTGGGGGTCCCTGAGAGGTTCATGGAGCAGGTCAGAGGTCACATGGCCCTGGCTGCCCCGTTGACCCACACATCCCCTGCCCAAAGCCACTGCCTGGCCCCCACCTCAGATCCAGTGCCTGCAGGAGGGCCCCGCTAGCTGGGCTGAGCCTTGGGTCTGGGGCATCGAACAGTAGCAGGCGTGAGTCACTGAGGGCAGCAAACACTCGCTGCCAGCCCCGACGGACACCTGAGGGCCGTGGCACCTGGGGGGAAGGCAGGTAAGGGAGGGCCTGCCAGGCCCTCAGCCCACTCAcccatccttcccctcccctAGTGCCAGCTTACCGACAGGAAGCCCTCGTAGGCAGTGCCCGTGCCCGTTTCGGGGTGCACTCCCAGGGCTGTGTGGAGGCGGTCAGGGGGCACGGGGCAGGGTGGGGCCTGTGGGGCACAAGTCGAGTGACAGAAGTAGCCACAGGCTGTGGGGAAAATGGGAGCCGAAAGATGATGTGAGGCTGGGTGGGGACAGCCCAGGACCAGGACTCTGGGCATTCCCAGCCCCAGCTTCCCTCAGGCCATGGTGGCACCTGAGCTGTCACCAACTCCCCATaaagtcagaaaagaaaaacagagtaaaCTAACAGTGAGAAATGTTGACTGGGAAGTGCCAGTGGTCTGAACTGAGAGAATCAGCCTGAGTGAGTCAGGATCAGGACCACTTTTCATTCCCTCCACCCTAGCGGCTGTGGCTGGCGCATGGGAGGCGGGTGTGCAGGTGGGGCAAGGGGTCTCACCatcacagcccaggccctggcGGCCCAGGCCCAGCATCAGCGAGGTGCAGCGGAGACActtggtgggggatgggaagcTCCTTGGACGCATCGTGTGTGaaccaggctggggagggggacatGCCCATTACCCATGCCTGACCACAGCCTCCCAGGGCGCCATGCCCCACCCTTGAGGCCACCCTGTGGTGTCCAGTGAGATCAGGGAATgagccaggtggctgtgtgtgaACTCTGAGCCCCAGCGATCTGTGGTCATACTCAAAACTCATTGCCATCGCTGCCATTCCCAGTGTGGTCTGCTGGCCAGGAGGCATGTGGAGGGACCCAAGCAGGTTCTTGGAAGCCTGGCAGAATGACTtggtgcccccaccccgccctgccccTCTGGGTGCTGACCTTTGCAGGAGGACCTTCTACAGGGGCGGTGTTAGCAGCAGGTGCTCTGGGGAACACAGCctgcaggggagggcaggcaAACAGGTGAGAAGTGCGCAggcagagggtggaggtggggcccaGCACCCCGACTGTGGGTCTCCCGTCTGTCCTCACCCCCAGGCGCAGGCTGCGGCGGCCCTCTGGCCTCAGCTCTGGCTCCACGCCAGGCCTCGGGGCCTCTCCTGAGATGCCAGAGTCTTTGGCAGAATCCTTCTGGGGAATGGGATGGGGGCAGAGTCAAGGCCTCTGTGTCCTCCCCAGGACTCCTCCCCAACCAGTCCCGCACCTGGTCTTACCTCTGAGCTCCGGAAGGACAGGAAGGGAATCAGCGAGTTTGAGGGCTTGGTGTCTGCAAACAGAGGGTGTGGGTCACTGGGGGTGgggtccctggcccagccctaaCACTTGTTTCTGAGAAACCAGGGCCAGCAGGGGCTTCCACCTCAGTTTCCACCTCAGTAAAATGGGGAAATGAatgcaggatgggggaggggggtgggcatACAGCAGGTGCTCGGTAAGTGCTAGCTAACAGATAGTGGGTTAAGCAGCAGAGACTGGAACTAACTTGTTTTCACAGCCCTGCAAGGTTATTGTGTGACCCCCTTGGTGACCTGGAGCGAAGGACTTGCTCCAGGACAGGCAAGCAGATGGCTACATACCTCCTGGCCCACGGGCCCGCAGCTCCTCCCGGAGTGCAGCCAGCTCCTGCTGCAGGCCCTGGTTCTGCTTCTCAGCCTCCTGTAGACCACTGGGGAGAAGCGGGTGAGGGCTCGCCACAGGCCTCTGCATGGGTCGTGGGTCCCTCGAAGTGCATGCCCCTAGTCTCACCTCTCAGCCCGCAGCTGGGCCTCCTGCACCTGCGTCAGCTGCTCCTGCAGGCCCTGCTTGGCCCGGATCTCAGCCTCCAGTGCTGACTGCAGCTCCAGCCTGGCCGAGGCCTCCATCTTCTGCAGCCGCCGTGCCTTCCACTGGTGATCCTGGTGGCCAGGGAGCACCAATATAAGATGCCCAACCCCCTAACCCAGCCTGGCCAGGCTCAAAGCCCCAGCTTTGCCCCTGACCCGATGTGAGCTTAGGCAAGTCCCTGATCTTCCATAAGTTCAATGTCCCTACCTGTGGAGTGAGGCTCCCGGCACCCCTCCCCTCCGGGTCTCCACAGGGCTCACCAGCGGCCGGGTAGGGAGAGTCTGGGTGCCCACGTTCCGCAAGGACTCCAGCTCCTCAGCCATCTTGGTGGCCAGGGCCTGCAGATAGCCTCTTGACACCTTCTCATCATTCACCCTGATTGGGAAGGGGGCTCACCATCAGGGGCTGCACCATCAGCCCTGCCtgggcccagccccctcccctagCCCCTTGGCACCCACCAGCTGAGGATGTCGGCGATCTGGGCCTCCCAGTTGCTCTCTGTCTCCCGCTGCTCACCCTCCAGCCTCTGCTTGCTCTGCTGCTCCCGCTCCAGCTCTTCCACCAGCTAGGGATCAGGTGGGAAGGTGGGCTCAGCCCCCAGGGGCCCTAGCACCCATGAGTCCTGCCTGTGTTCACCCTTCTCACCCAGCAGCTGCCTGCAGCCTTGGCAGCTCTGACCATCCACCCTGCCAGCTTCCTGTCTCTCCGGCCCTCTGCCTGCCCTGCTCACCCGCTCCTGCTCCTGGCTCAGCCGCTGGTTCTCCTCCTGTAGCCAGCTGAGAGCCTCCTCCTTCCCACTCGTCCTACAGGGAGAAGGATGACTCGATGACCCCCAGCTCAGGCCCTCACCCTGTCCCCTGCCCCGACGGCCCTGCTTACCCGTGGCTGCGGGCCTGCTCCAGCTGCACTCGCAGGGCGGCCACCTCCTGCCTCAGCTGTGCTTCCTGAGCCCCGCCCTCAGGCGTTCTTGTGCCGTTGGTCTCAGAGGCAGAGTGGACAGTCTGGAGGACACGGAGAGGGGTCAGGGCAGGGGCCCAAGAAGCCATGATCCACCCTACCCCCGGAACACAGACCTGGCCCTGAGGACCCTGATTGGGGTCAGGCCAAGAGAAGGGGGCAAGGCCTCACCACCTTGACTTGAGAAGATTCCCTCTCAAGGCTTTGTTCCCGCTGTCTCCGGAGCTGCGTCACCTCCTGGCTCAGCGTGGCCACCTGGGCTTGCAGCTGTGACAGGGCGCAGAGGCAGCCAGTGCTGAGCTTGTTCACCCCAACCTTCCACCTTGCTCTAGACTCTCGGGGTCTGCCAGCTGCCCTCGGAGTGGAGGCAGTGGACGCCTGTCCATACCCCCAAACCCCCGTTCCCTTCCTCAGGCCTTGGCTCACACAGTGGGGGTGCCAAGGCACGTGGTATTCCCAGCACCTTGAACTCGGCTCCCTGGGCTGCCTCCAGCCACACCTGGAGTCACAGAGGCAGGACCCTGTTGCTGTCCCCACCCACTCCCATCACACACCTCCCTCCGGGCATCCTGGGCCTCCTCCAGCTGGGAGTTCAGGGTGTGGGTCTGGTTGGCCGTGGCTGcctctctctcctgggcctcctgcagCTTCCGGAGCAGCTCCTCCTGCTGCCCCTGGGCTCTGCATAGCTCCTGCTCCTGCGACTGCAGCCCTGCCCGAGCCTCAGCCAGCTCCTGGCGGGCCCACGTGGCAGGCAAGGCCTGGAATCAGGGCATGGACCTCCTCCACATCAAGCCCTGGGCCACTCACCCACCTCACTGAGCCTTACCTGGAGGAGCTGGTCTCTCTCTTGCCGAAGGTCACTGTCCTGGTCTGGGCTACCAGCCGGGGGCCCATCCGTCTGGGACAAGGGGGCCTTGCTGTCCCTCAGCATCTCTGCCAGGAATTATCACTGAGACCCGCACACTGACTGTCCCAGCTTCATCCAGGAACTCTACATGCATGGAACCCTCATCCCTGCTCATTTTCTACATGCAGACTCAGAGAGTTTAAGATACttccccaagatcacacagcatgtacagggcaggggcaggactggaacccaggttGGACCCAGGTGTACTGGGAAAGCAGCTCAGCTTCCAAGGTGAGGGTAGGGGGAAAGAGGCGGGGTGTGGGGAGTTACCTGACAGCTTGTCCTGTAGTGTCTGCACTTCCTTCTGTAACTGCTCCAGCTCCCGATGCTCTGATGAGGTCTGCAGAGCCTCTGTGGTGGGGGGCACCCACAGGTGAGGAGCtagtcctgcagctgcagaccccAAGGCAGACCCACCTGCCATGGCCCAGCTGGATCCCCCCGAACCTTGGAGTTTCCAGCTCAGCTCTGCCTTCTCCTGCTCCAGACAGCGGAGCCTCCGCTCCAGGGCAGCCAACTGCTCAGAACTGCTCTCAAGGCCCGGACTGGGGAGATTAGGGCAACATGAGTTGGCGGAGAACCACCCTCACAAGCttccttcatttttctgcatccaaacattcattcatccaagaaACACCCACTACACACAAGCTCTGTACCCAACTCTGGGCTCtgctgggaagagagagaaatcagaccaGGCTCCGCCCTTGGGAGGCCCCAGGCCGGTACCATGTGCAGCAGCCCCAGGCAGTGAATCCAGGGCCCTCTGGGCCCTGGTTCAAACTCCAGCCCTGGCCCTTACAAGTGTGTGACAAGTGACCTTAGTCACCTAACATatcagagtctcagtttccctgCAGGAAAATGGAAGTGATGACAGGGCCTCTTCCAAGGGCCGTTAAGAGGACTCAGAGACATAGGCCCAgagagccccacccccagcacataGCACTCCATGAGTGAGGGTCAGACCGCCTGCTTACATTTCACAGCCCCTACTCTGCCAGGACATTGCTGCGGCTGCAGGCCAGCCCTACACATGGAATTGGGCTGAGAGCAtcctgcccattttacagaggtaTAAAGTGAGATTCAGGGAGCAGTACTAGGCTTCTGGCTTGGAGTCCAGTATACTCCCAGCCAGCCATGGAGGATCCTGTGAGGGCAAACTGTGCGTCAGGACCCGGAGGGGGCGTGGCTTCACCAGACCTCGAGGACATAGGGGGTTATCCTGCTGAGGGCTTGGAGCACGCTTCCCGAGCCCCTGTCTCATGTAGACACCAGGTGGGCCATTCAGCCACTTTCCCAGAGTCCTGATGGACAACACTCCCAGTGTTCTCCGCCTAGCAGCCCCCAGCTTCCCACCAGGTGTGTGAGGACTAGGCTCACCTGCCTGAGGTGTAGGTGAAGCCCACAAATGGCAGGTGGTGGCCTAAAAAGGTCCCGTGGGAGGGTGGTGGCAGGGTCCCCTGTAGGAGAAGAAGGTGAATCAGAGTCAAATAGGCTCAGCTCCAGGCAGAGGCTTGAGACTAAAGAGACCCATTGGGTCTGGGCGGGCCAACCTCCTCCTGCTCAGGCCTCCCCCAAAAGACTGTAACTTCCACAAGTCCTTGAGGCTCTGGCCTCCAGGTGCTGCTGGGAGTCTTCTTTCTTACAGGATTTCTGGTTAACAGGATGAAACCTGTGGTCCAAAGACCATCACTTGGCACTACCTACCTCAGTGCAGGTGAACCATAACTCCCATGAGCCTCTGGGGTCTGAAGACGTCATCTCCAGCCCAGCAACTGCTTTGGGGAACTTTGCAGGGTGGGGGAAGGGTCCCACAGCCACTGAAGCTCAAGGCAGTTTTCCTACTGTGGTGGGACCTGCCACTCACTGGATGGTTGAGGGTGTCATCATCCACGTCGAAGTTGGAGGTGTCCATGGGCCCCCGAAGCTCAGGGATATAGGGGGCAGTGCTGGTTGCCAGCCGCTCCCAGTCCACGCCTTCAAAGAAGGGGTGGTTCCGGAAGTCGTCCAGCCCCCCGCGGCCCAGACGCTCCTCCTGGCGGCACAGCAGCTGGCGGATCAGGTCTCGGGCACTAGCCGGCACATCAGGCACATCTGGGGGGAACTGCAGGTGGTCCTGCAGGCCCAGGGGAGGGGTGCAGGTGAGCATCCAGGATCACACCCCAGCCCCACAGATACAAGAGCCCTGCCGCCCTCCCAGAACCCCAGGGCCAGGTGACCAGACCTCATGGTTCATGATCTTGCCATAGGTTTCCACCAGGGATTCAGCATAGAAGGGTGTCTCTCCAAAGAGCAACTCGTAGGCACAGACCCCCAGGGACCACCAGTCGCACTGTGGGCCATAGTGGCCCTTGCCCTCCTCCATAGCCTGCAGGATCTCAGGGGAGATGTAGTCCGGTGTCCCCACTGCCACCGATGAATCCACCTGTGGGTGGTGGTGTTGATGACATCATAAAGACAGCTTCAGGCTTGGCTGGGCCTTCTGGCCCTTCCCCATGGCCCCGGGTCTGGACCTAGCACCCCTACGCCCTAGGGCTTGGCCAGCTTGGTGCCCCAACCCTGGCCCCTGGTCTAGCCCTTCCTTCCCTTGGGAGTCTGATGCCACCTGCACTAGGCCTGGTGCCTCTCATTCCCCTGGGagctcacccagccgggatcccctgcCCCTACCTGGGGCAGGGTCCTTACCATGCCACTGTTGTTGAGACGTAGGCAGGAGCCAAAGTCAGCCAAGCGGATGTGCCCGTTCATGTCCAACAGGATATTGTCTGGCTTGACATCCCTGGGGAAGGGCAAGGAGAGTGAAGGCTTGACCCATGTGGGTGGATGTGTATTTAGGCACATGGCTGGGTGGGCACGTGTACACACTAGTATGTGTACACTCATACATGTTCCTGCGTGCATCCGCAAGCAATGTGTTTGCCTGCGTGTGGAAGGGGGAAAGGATGGTGGCCAGGCATCCTGGCTCCCAAGAAGGAAGAGTGGTTAGGCTGGGGAGAGAGACCCATAAGGACAACCCTTGGAGGCAGCAGAGTGTGCTACGGGGGACACAGGAGTCAGACTTCTCAGTGCAACCCACAGCTCGGCCATCCACTGGTGAGGTCACCGCGAACCAGGTGTTACCTGTACTAAGCCCtgactttctcatctgtaaaatgggatgataacAGCTCCCATCCCATCACATAAGGTTTTGATGTGAGAATTCAAAGGTATCATGCATATGAAGTTCGtagcacagggcttggcacataTGTGGTCAGCTGTCAACAGAGGCTAGAAAGGGTAGCAGGGGCTTTGGGGGCCCCACCTGTGGACATAGCCCAGCTGATGCAGCGAGTGGATGGCCAACACCATCTCGGCCAGGTAGAACTGGGCCAGTTCAGGTGGGAGGCGGTCCTCAAAGCGGCTCAGCAGAGTGAGGAGGTCTCCTCCAGCATAGTAGTCCATCACCAGGTACTAGATAGTGGCGGGCAAGGGGCAAGCATCAGATGTGGGGGCATGGTGGGCACTTGCCCCAGGGCCCTACCTCCCACCTGCCTCACAGGGGTCCTGCCTCTGGGAAGGCAGGGCCATTTCTCCCAGCAACTCTGGGTGGCCAGTTCCCAGCCAAAGCTTAGGCAGGAGGCTCCAGGCTGGAGCTGGAGGGGAGTGGAAGCCTCTTGGTCCCATAGGAGGGGTCTCTCTCCCCTTGGACCAGCACTTCTGACCACCAAAGGCCTTCTCCTTCGTCCTCAGGTAACTCCCCTCCAAC is a window of Vicugna pacos chromosome 10, VicPac4, whole genome shotgun sequence DNA encoding:
- the CDC42BPG gene encoding serine/threonine-protein kinase MRCK gamma isoform X7 codes for the protein MERRLRALERLVRGEAGGGPGLDGLLDLLLGLHHELSSAPLRRERNVAQFLSWVSPFVAKVKELRLQRDDFEILKVIGRGAFGEVAVVRQRESGQIFAMKMLHKWEMLKRAETACFREERDVLVKGDSRWVTALHYAFQDEEYLYLVMDYYAGGDLLTLLSRFEDRLPPELAQFYLAEMVLAIHSLHQLGYVHRDVKPDNILLDMNGHIRLADFGSCLRLNNSGMVDSSVAVGTPDYISPEILQAMEEGKGHYGPQCDWWSLGVCAYELLFGETPFYAESLVETYGKIMNHEDHLQFPPDVPDVPASARDLIRQLLCRQEERLGRGGLDDFRNHPFFEGVDWERLATSTAPYIPELRGPMDTSNFDVDDDTLNHPGTLPPPSHGTFLGHHLPFVGFTYTSGSPGLESSSEQLAALERRLRCLEQEKAELSWKLQEALQTSSEHRELEQLQKEVQTLQDKLSEMLRDSKAPLSQTDGPPAGSPDQDSDLRQERDQLLQELAEARAGLQSQEQELCRAQGQQEELLRKLQEAQEREAATANQTHTLNSQLEEAQDARRELQAQVATLSQEVTQLRRQREQSLERESSQVKTVHSASETNGTRTPEGGAQEAQLRQEVAALRVQLEQARSHGTSGKEEALSWLQEENQRLSQEQERLVEELEREQQSKQRLEGEQRETESNWEAQIADILSWVNDEKVSRGYLQALATKMAEELESLRNVGTQTLPTRPLDHQWKARRLQKMEASARLELQSALEAEIRAKQGLQEQLTQVQEAQLRAESGLQEAEKQNQGLQQELAALREELRARGPGDTKPSNSLIPFLSFRSSEKDSAKDSGISGEAPRPGVEPELRPEGRRSLRLGAVFPRAPAANTAPVEGPPAKPGSHTMRPRSFPSPTKCLRCTSLMLGLGRQGLGCDACGYFCHSTCAPQAPPCPVPPDRLHTALGVHPETGTGTAYEGFLSVPRPSGVRRGWQRVFAALSDSRLLLFDAPDPRLSPASGALLQALDLRDPQFSAIPVLASDVIHAQSRDLPRIFRVTASQLTVPPATCTVLLLAESEGERKCWLQVLGELQQLLRDTRPRPRPVYTLKEAYDNGLPLLPHTLCAAIIDRERLALGTEEGLFVIHLHSNDIFQVGECRRVQRLAVSPTAGLLVVLCGRGPSVRLFALAELENAEAAGAKIPESRGCQALAAGRILQARTPVLCVAVKRQVLCYQLGPGPGPWQRRIRELQAPAPVQSLGLLGDRLCVGAAGAFTLYPLLNEAAPLALGAGLVPEELPPSRGGLGEALGAVELSLSEFLLLFTTAGVYVDSAGRKSRIHELLWPAVPTGWGYAAPYLTVFSENAIDVFDVRRAEWVQTVPLKKVRPLNPEGSLFLYGTEKVRLTYLRNPLAEKDEFDIPNLTDNSRRQLFRTKSKRRFFFRVSEEQLQQQRREMLKDPFVRSKLISTPTNFNHLVHVGPTEGRPTVKDLPLAPEEKSQGARSSGPQRPHSFSEASRRPASISSDGLPGDLDPMKRKPWTSLSSESVSCTQGSPSPAASLIQVSERPRSLPPAPESESSP